In Oncorhynchus mykiss isolate Arlee chromosome 1, USDA_OmykA_1.1, whole genome shotgun sequence, the following proteins share a genomic window:
- the LOC110529637 gene encoding prolyl 4-hydroxylase subunit alpha-1: MSRMERQCWWYLLVLSCLFQTLSAHSDFYTSIGHMTDLLYTEKDLVTSLKNYITAEENKLKQVKQWAEKLDVLSAIAMQDPEGFLGNPVNAFKLMKRLNTEWGDLESLVLKDTKEGFISNLTLQRQHFPTDEDQTGAAKALLRLQDTYRLDTNTISTGDLPGVTHKSPMTVEDCFELGKIAYSEVDYYHTELWMEQALKQLDEGEESTVDKVTVLDYLSYAIYQQGDLGRALELTKRLLMLDPEHQRANGNLKYFEFQLINQRKAQAQEAQKAREEGKERRKRLTSDASKKKRFREPVPERKMYEMLCRGEGIKLTPRRQRRLFCRYFDNHGHPKYLLSPVKQEDEWDRPYIVRYHDIISHGEIEKVKELAKPRLRRATISNPITGVLETAPYRISKSAWLTAYEHPMIDQINQRIEDLTGLEMDTAEELQVANYGVGGQYEPHFDFGRKDEPDAFKELGTGNRIATWLFYMSDVAAGGATVFPDVGAAVWPKKGTAVFWYNLFPSGEGDYSTRHAACPVLVGNKWVSNKWIHERGQEFRRPCGLNETA, from the exons aTGTCCAGGATGGAGCGACAGTGTTGGTGGTATTTACTGGTGTTGAGCTGCCTGTTCCAGACTCTTTCAGCCCACAGTGACTTTTACACATCCATCG GTCACATGACAGATCTGTTGTACACAGAGAAAGACTTAGTCACTTCACTGAAGAATTATATCACGGCAGAGGAGAACAAGCTGAAGCAGGTTAAACA GTGGGCAGAGAAGCTGGATGTGTTATCAGCCATAGCCATGCAGGACCCCGAGGGCTTCCTGGGAAACCCAGTCAACGCCTTCAAACTGATGAAGAGGCTGAACACAGAATGGGGAGACCTGGAGAGCCTGGTGCTGAAGGACACCAAGGAAG gaTTCATCTCTAACCTGACCCTCCAGAGGCAACACTTCCCTACCGACGAGGACCAGACAGGTGCAGCCAAGGCACTGCTCAGACTGCAGGACACCTACAGACTGGACACCAACACCATCTCTACAGGAGACCTGCCAG GAGTGACGCACAAGAGCCCTATGACGGTGGAGGACTGCTTTGAGCTGGGGAAGATTGCCTACAGCGAGGTGGACTACTACCACACAGAGCTGTGGATGGAGCAGGCCCTGAAGCAGCTGGACGAAGGAGAGGAGTCCACCGTGGACAAGGTCACCGTGCTGGACTACCTCAGCTATGCTATTTACCAGCAGGGAGATCTAGGCAGGGCCCTGGAGCTCACCAAGAGGCTACTCATGCTGG ACCCGGAACACCAGCGTGCCAACGGCAACCTGAAGTACTTTGAGTTTCAACTGATaaatcagaggaaggcccaggcCCAGGAGGCCCAGAAGGCCCGGGAGGAGGGCAAGGAGCGAAGGAAGAGACTGACGAGTGATGCCTCCAAGAAGAAGCGCTTCAGGGAGCCTGTCCCAGAGAGGAAGATGTATGAGATGCTGTGTCGAGGGGAGGGCATCAAGCTG ACCCCCCGCAGACAGAGACGGCTTTTCTGCCGTTACTTTGACAACCACGGTCACCCCAAGTACCTCCTGAGCCCGGTGAAGCAGGAGGATGAGTGGGACCGGCCCTACATAGTCCGCTACCATGACATCATCTCTCACGGCGAGATCGAGAAGGTCAAAGAGCTGGCCAAGCCCAGA CTCCGCCGGGCCACCATCTCCAACCCCATCACTGGTGTGCTCGAGACTGCCCCCTACAGGATCAGCAAGAG TGCATGGCTGACAGCGTATGAACACCCAATGATTGACCAGATAAACCAGCGGATTGAGGACCTCACAGGTCTGGAGATGGACACTGCGGAAGAGTTGcag GTTGCAAACTATGGTGTGGGTGGGCAGTATGAGCCCCACTTTGACTTTGGACGG AAAGATGAGCCTGATGCCTTCAAAGAGCTGGGCACTGGAAACCGCATAGCCACCTGGCTTTTCTAT ATGAGTGACGTGGCAGCAGGAGGTGCTACAGTATTCCCAGATGTGGGTGCTGCAGTATGGCCCAAAAAG GGGACTGCAGTGTTCTGGTACAACCTGTTTCCCAGTGGGGAGGGAGACTACAGTACAAGGCACGCAGCCTGCCCAGTATTGGTGGGCAACAAGTGGG TATCTAACAAATGGATCCATGAAAGAGGGCAGGAGTTCCGGCGACCCTGTGGCCTGAATGAGACTGCATGA